CCACCTACACCAACGAGCAGCTGTTCGCCTGCAAGGGCCCGGGCGAGTAGCCGGCACCTGACCCGCTGATGTCACAACCACTCCTGCAGGCGACCGCGGTGGCCAAGGCCTTCGGTCCCGTGGTCGCCCTGCGCGAGGTCGACCTGTCGGTGGCCCCGGGCGAGGTGCACGCCTTGCTCGGGGCCAACGGCGCCGGCAAGTCGACCCTGGTCAAGATCCTCACCGGCGTGCTCCACCACGACTCGGGCACGGTGGCCGTCAACGGCGCCCAGGTCGAGCTGCGCAGCCCCACCGAGGCCCGCGGGCGGGGCCTGGCCCCGGTCTACCAGGACCCGGCCATGATCGGCGACCTCACCGTCTCCCAGAACCTCCGGCTCACCGGGGCCGACCCGGCCAAGGTCCGCCACGAGCTGGCCGAGATGGACCTGGACGGCCTCGACCTGGACGAGCAGGTCCGCGACATCCCCCTGCCCTTCCTGCGGATGCTCGACCTGGCCCGGGCGCTCGCCTTCGATCCCCAGCTGCTGGTGCTCGACGAGATCACGGCGGCGCTGCCGCCCGACCTCTCCGACCGGGTGTTCGCCATCATGACGCGCTGGAAGGAGCGCAACCGGTCGGTGCTGTTCATCTCCCACCGGCTGGCCGAGGTCCGCCAGCACTGCGACATGTGCACCGTCCTGCGCGACGGCCGCGACGTCGCCTCCTTCCACCCCGGCAGCGAGGGCGGCGAGTCCCAGATCGTCGCCGCCATGCTCGCCGAGGCCGGCGCCGGGGTCCGCGACACCGCCCGGGAGCGGGCCGCCCGGGCCGAGGGGGAGCGCACCCAGCGGCTGGTCGTGCGCGACCTCCTGATCGACCGGCAGGACGCCGGCGTCTCGTTCGAGGTCGCCGCCGGCGAGGTCCTGGGGCTGGCCGCCCTCGAGGGCCAGGGCCAGGACCGGCTGTTCGAGATCCTCTCCGGGAACGCCCGGGCCGCCGGCGGCGAGATCCTCGTCGACGGCCAGCCGCTGCGGGCCCGGCACCCGTACGACGCCATCCGGCGCGGGGTCGTGCTGGTGCCCAGCAACCGGCTCCTGGCCCTGCTGCCGCAGCGCCCCATCCGGGAGAACATCGCGATCCCGCTGTTCAACCGGTTCGGCCGCTGGGGGCCGATCAACGCCGGCCGGGAGCGGCGCCAGGTCCAGGACGCGGTCACGCGGCTGTCCATCGACACCCGCGCCGCCGCCCAGGCGCGGCGCCTCTCGGGCGGGAACCAGCAGAAGCTGACCATCGGCCGCTGGCTGGCCGCCGGGTTCCGCACCCTGCTCCTGTTCGACCCGACCCGGGGCATCGACGTCGGTACCAAGCACCAGATCTACGACCTGATCCGCGAGCTGGCCGACGGCGGCGCGGCCATCGTCATGTTCACCAGCGAGCTGCGTGAGATCGGGCTCGTATGCGACCGGGCGGCCGTGCTCCACAACGGGGCCATCGTGGCCGAGATGCCGCCGACGGCCAGCGAGTCCGACCTGCTCACAGCCGCCCACGGCCTGGAGGTGACGGCGGTATGAGCAGCGCCCCGCGGGCGGTCGCGGCCACCCCGCTCCCGCAGCCCAGCAGCCGGGCCACCCGGTTCCGGCGCCGGCAGGGCTGGGTGGTCGGGGTGGCCCTGCTGCTCGGCGCCCTGGTCTTCTGGCGCTACAGCCAGATCCCGGCGTTCGGCCCCTTCGAGATCCGCGGCATCGTCGCCGGCACCCTGACCCTGGCCCTGCTGGCCATGGCCCAGTCGGTGATCGTCATCTCGGGCGGGATCGACCTGTCCGTCGGGGCCATGATGGTGCTGGCCAACTGCATCGCCGCCCGCCTGATGCTGGACCAGGACCTCGGCCCGGTGGTCCTGATCGCCCTGCTGGTGGTGGCCATCGCCATGGTCCTGTCCGGGCTGATCGGCGCCGTCGCGGTCGTCTCCGGGGTCCCGGACATCGTGGTCACGCTGGCGGCCAGCTTCGTCCTCAGCGGGCTGGCCCTGATCGTGCTCGACAGCCCCGGCGGCGGCACCCATCCCCGCTTCCAGGAGCTGCTGGTCGGCGGGTTCGACGAGCCGCTGCCGGCGACGCTGCTGCTGGCCGCCGTCCTGGCGCTGGTCTGGCTGCCGTTCAAGCGCAGCCGCCTTGGCATCGCCACCTACGCCGTGGGCAGCGACCGGGCCGCGGCCTTCCTGTCCGGCGTCAAGGTCGGCCGCACCCGGGTGATCGCCTACATCATGGCCGGCTTCTTCTCCGGGCTGGCCGGGGTGGTCACCACCGCCTTCACCGGCAGCGGCGAGCCACGGGCCTCCATCGGGGCCACGGCCACCCTGACCAGCGTGGCCGCGGTGGTGCTGGGCGGCGTGGCCCTGCTCGGCGGGTCGGGCACCCTGCTCGGCCCCGTCCTGGCCGCGCTCTGCCTGGGTCTGATCCCGGCGCTGATGCTCGGCCTTGGCTGGGACCCCAACTTCGCCGAGGTCGCCCGGGGCATCATCATCATCGTGGTCGTCATGATCGGCGGCCTGGTCCAGATCCCGCGGAGGTCGCGGTGAGCGCGGCCACCGCCGACCCGGCGATCACCCAGTGGCGTCAGACGCTGGTCGACCGCCCGGCCATCGCCCTGGGCGGCGTCCTGCTGGTCCTGTACGTGATCACCGGGCTGGTCGCCGAGGGCATGTTCAGCGCCAACGGCGTCCGCTCGACCCTGCTGCTCGCCTGCCCGCTGGCCATCCTGGCCGCCAGCCAGACGCTGTGCATGCTGACCGGCGGCATCGACCTGTCAACGGTCATGACGGCCAACTTCGCCGCCTATGTGGCCGCCAACCAGAGCGGGCAGGGGCCGCTGGTCGCGCTCGGCCTGGCCATGCTGGTCGGCCTGGCCGTCGGGCTGGTGAACGGGATCGGGGTCGGGGTCTTCAAGGTCAACCCGCTGATCATGACCCTCGGCATGGCCAGCGTGCTGCTCGGCGTGGTCACCGTCGGCCTGGTCGGCGACGGGTTCCTGTCCGGGTCGACCCGGCTCCTGCCGGTCGTCACCGACGTCGCCTCGGGGACCCTGTTCGGCCCCCTCCCCAGGAACCTCCTCGTCTGGGCGGTGGTGGCCGCCGCGCTGATCTTCGGCCTGTCCCGGACCGGGCTCGGGCGCACCATCTACGCGGTGGGGGACAACCCCGTGGCCTGCCGCCTCGCCGGGGTCCGGATCTGGCAGGTCCTGCTGGCCGTCTACGTGATGTCGGCCCTGCTGGCCGCCCTCGCCGGGCTGCTGTTCTCGGGCATCAGCGGCTCCGTCGGCCCCGACCAGACCAACGCCTACCTGCTGCCGTCGGTGGCGGCGGCGGTCATCGGCGGCACCTCGATCCTCGGCGGGGTCGGCGGCTACACCGGCACCATCCTCGGCGCCCTGATCCTGACGGTCCTGAACCGGCTGCTGCTGACCCTTGACACCACCGAGGCGTTCCGCCAGATCCTCTACGGGCTGATCGTCCTCGCCCTGGCCTGGGTGTACGTGCGGGTCACGGGCCAGCGGGGCACCTGACCGCATGGAGGCGCGGATGAGGGCGGGCGCATACGAGGCGTCAGGGGAGCGGAGGTCGCGCCAGTGAGCGAGGTCGCCGGCACCCGCGTCGGCATCGTCGGCACCGGCTGGATGGCCGCAACCCACACCGAGGCGCTGCGGCGGCTCGGGGTCGACGTCGCCGGCGTCGCCGGCCGCAGCCCGGCCCGGGCCCAGGAGGTCGCCGACCGGCTCGGCCTGGCCACCGCCTACGACTCGGTCGAGGCCCTGGCCAAGGACGACTCGCTGGCCGCGGTGCATGTGACCAGCCCCAACGACGTCCACGCCTCCCAGGCGGCGGCCGCCCTGCGGGCCGGCCGGCACGTCGTCTGCGAGAAGCCCCTGGGCGTCTCGGCGGGGGAGACCGCCGCCCTCGTGGAACTGGCCGCCGGCAGCGGCCTGGTCAACGCCGTCTGCTTCAACCTGCGCTTCTCCCCCCACAACCACAACGCCGCCGGCATGGTCCGCGACGGCGCCCTTGGCGAGCCGCGCTATGTGACCGGCGCCTACCACCAGGACTGGCTGCTGGAGGAGACCGACTGGAACTGGCGGCTGGTGGCCGAGCGCCAGGGCCAGCTCCGGGCGGTGGCCGACATCGGCTCCCACTGGCTGGACCTGGTCAGCTTCGTGAGCGGCCGGCGGGTGGTCGAGGTCCTGGCCGACCTGCACACCTTCGTGCCCGAGCGCAACCATCCCCTGGAGGAGGTCGGGACCTTCGCCGGCCACGCCGTGGCCAGCGACGTCGAGCGGGTGCGCGAGCGCATGACCAGCGACGACGCCGCCGGCATGCTGCTGCGGTTCGAGGGCGGCATGCGCGGGGTGTGCTCGGTCAGCCAGGTGTCGGCCGGCCGCAAGAACCGCCTGACCTGGGAGCTGAGCTGCTCGGAGCGGTCGGTGGCCTGGGTCTCGGAGGAGCCGGAGTACCTCTGGGTCGGGCACCGCGACCGGCCGAACGAGACGGCCGGCAAGGACCCGTCGCTGATGACCGCCATGGGCGCGGCCGTCACCGGCTACCCCGCCGGCCACGTCGAAGGCTACCCGGACACCTTCCGGGGGCTGTTCGCCGCCGTCTACGCCGACGTCGCCGCCGGCCGGCCGTCGGCCGACCCCGCCTACCCGACGTTCGCCGACGGCCACGACGTCATGCTGGTCTGCGACGCCGTGGTCGAGTCAGCCAGGTCCCGGACCTGGGCGCCAGTCAGGAGGAGCGCACCATGAAGCTCGGACTGCTCACCGCCGCCTTCCCCGACACCCCCCTCACCGACGTGGCCGACTGGGCCGCCGCCAACGGCTTCTCGGCCCTGGAGGTGGCCTGCTGGCCGCGGGGCGAGGGTGCCGCCCGCCGCTACGCCGGCGTGTCCCACATCGACGTGGCCGGCCTGTCCGACGGCGAGGCCAAGGAGCTGGTGGAGGACCTGGCCGGCCGCGGCATCGAGATCAGCGGGCTCGGCTTCTACCCCAACCCGCTGCACCCCGACCCCGGCGTCCGCGAGGACGCCCTGGCCCACCTGCGGGTGCTGATCGCCGGGGCGGCCAGGATGGGCGTCCCGGTGGTCAACACCTTCGTCGGGGCCGACGCGGCCCGGCCGCTGCGCGAGAACATCGAGGCCGCCCGGGGG
This genomic stretch from Actinomycetota bacterium harbors:
- a CDS encoding sugar ABC transporter ATP-binding protein → MSQPLLQATAVAKAFGPVVALREVDLSVAPGEVHALLGANGAGKSTLVKILTGVLHHDSGTVAVNGAQVELRSPTEARGRGLAPVYQDPAMIGDLTVSQNLRLTGADPAKVRHELAEMDLDGLDLDEQVRDIPLPFLRMLDLARALAFDPQLLVLDEITAALPPDLSDRVFAIMTRWKERNRSVLFISHRLAEVRQHCDMCTVLRDGRDVASFHPGSEGGESQIVAAMLAEAGAGVRDTARERAARAEGERTQRLVVRDLLIDRQDAGVSFEVAAGEVLGLAALEGQGQDRLFEILSGNARAAGGEILVDGQPLRARHPYDAIRRGVVLVPSNRLLALLPQRPIRENIAIPLFNRFGRWGPINAGRERRQVQDAVTRLSIDTRAAAQARRLSGGNQQKLTIGRWLAAGFRTLLLFDPTRGIDVGTKHQIYDLIRELADGGAAIVMFTSELREIGLVCDRAAVLHNGAIVAEMPPTASESDLLTAAHGLEVTAV
- a CDS encoding ABC transporter permease, with translation MSSAPRAVAATPLPQPSSRATRFRRRQGWVVGVALLLGALVFWRYSQIPAFGPFEIRGIVAGTLTLALLAMAQSVIVISGGIDLSVGAMMVLANCIAARLMLDQDLGPVVLIALLVVAIAMVLSGLIGAVAVVSGVPDIVVTLAASFVLSGLALIVLDSPGGGTHPRFQELLVGGFDEPLPATLLLAAVLALVWLPFKRSRLGIATYAVGSDRAAAFLSGVKVGRTRVIAYIMAGFFSGLAGVVTTAFTGSGEPRASIGATATLTSVAAVVLGGVALLGGSGTLLGPVLAALCLGLIPALMLGLGWDPNFAEVARGIIIIVVVMIGGLVQIPRRSR
- a CDS encoding ABC transporter permease, producing the protein MSAATADPAITQWRQTLVDRPAIALGGVLLVLYVITGLVAEGMFSANGVRSTLLLACPLAILAASQTLCMLTGGIDLSTVMTANFAAYVAANQSGQGPLVALGLAMLVGLAVGLVNGIGVGVFKVNPLIMTLGMASVLLGVVTVGLVGDGFLSGSTRLLPVVTDVASGTLFGPLPRNLLVWAVVAAALIFGLSRTGLGRTIYAVGDNPVACRLAGVRIWQVLLAVYVMSALLAALAGLLFSGISGSVGPDQTNAYLLPSVAAAVIGGTSILGGVGGYTGTILGALILTVLNRLLLTLDTTEAFRQILYGLIVLALAWVYVRVTGQRGT
- a CDS encoding Gfo/Idh/MocA family oxidoreductase; protein product: MSEVAGTRVGIVGTGWMAATHTEALRRLGVDVAGVAGRSPARAQEVADRLGLATAYDSVEALAKDDSLAAVHVTSPNDVHASQAAAALRAGRHVVCEKPLGVSAGETAALVELAAGSGLVNAVCFNLRFSPHNHNAAGMVRDGALGEPRYVTGAYHQDWLLEETDWNWRLVAERQGQLRAVADIGSHWLDLVSFVSGRRVVEVLADLHTFVPERNHPLEEVGTFAGHAVASDVERVRERMTSDDAAGMLLRFEGGMRGVCSVSQVSAGRKNRLTWELSCSERSVAWVSEEPEYLWVGHRDRPNETAGKDPSLMTAMGAAVTGYPAGHVEGYPDTFRGLFAAVYADVAAGRPSADPAYPTFADGHDVMLVCDAVVESARSRTWAPVRRSAP